In Arachis hypogaea cultivar Tifrunner chromosome 17, arahy.Tifrunner.gnm2.J5K5, whole genome shotgun sequence, a single window of DNA contains:
- the LOC112764500 gene encoding thioredoxin H-type: MAEEGVVIGCHSVDEWKDQLKKAEDSNKLVVVDFTASWCGPCRFIAPIVAEFAKKFTNVAFLKVDVDELKTVAEEWGIEAMPTFLFIKQGKLVDKVVGAKKDELQSTITKHVAAAA, from the exons atgGCGGAGGAAGGAGTAGTGATTGGTTGCCACAGCGTGGATGAGTGGAAGGATCAGCTCAAGAAGGCAGAAGACTCCAACAAACTG GTTGTAGTGGATTTCACAGCTTCTTGGTGTGGGCCGTGCCGCTTCATTGCCCCAATTGTGGCGGAGTTTGCTAAGAAGTTCACAAATGTGGCGTTCCTGAAGGTGGATGTGGATGAATTGAAGACTGTGGCTGAGGAGTGGGGAATTGAGGCGATGCCAACCTTCCTCTTCATCAAACAAGGTAAATTAGTAGACAAGGTCGTTGGTGCTAAGAAGGATGAACTTCAATCCACTATCACCAAGcatgttgctgctgctgcttga